The following are from one region of the Aspergillus chevalieri M1 DNA, chromosome 1, nearly complete sequence genome:
- the POL30 gene encoding proliferating cell nuclear antigen (COG:L;~EggNog:ENOG410PINW;~InterPro:IPR022659,IPR022648,IPR022649,IPR000730;~PFAM:PF04139,PF00705,PF02747;~go_function: GO:0003677 - DNA binding [Evidence IEA];~go_function: GO:0030337 - DNA polymerase processivity factor activity [Evidence IEA];~go_process: GO:0006275 - regulation of DNA replication [Evidence IEA]) gives MLEARLEQASLLKRVADAIKDLVQDCNFDCNDSGIALQAMDNSHVALVSMLLRAEGFSPYRCDRNIALGINLVSLTKVLRAAQNEDILTLKAEDTPDAVNLMFESPETDRISEYDIKLMDIDQEHLAIPETEYAATVEMPSAEFQRICRDLNQLSESVVIEATKEGVKFSCQGDIGTGSVTVRQHTNVEKPEQNVSIALSEPVALTFSLKYLVNFCKATNLSNSVSLCLSQEVPLLVEYGLGSGHLRFYLAPKIGDEE, from the exons A TGTTAGAAGCACGCCTCGAACAAGCCAGTCTCCTCAAGCGC GTCGCCGACGCCATCAAAGACCTCGTCCAAGACTGCAACTTCGACTGCAATGACTCCGGAATCGCCCTCCAGGCCATGGACAACTCCCACGTTGCCCTGGTCTCCATGCTGCTCCGCGCCGAGGGCTTCTCCCCCTACCGCTGCGACCGTAACATCGCGCTGGGAATCAACCTGGTCTCGCTGACCAAAGTTCTGCGGGCCGCCCAGAACGAAGATATCCTGACGCTCAAGGCCGAGGACACCCCCGACGCGGTTAACCTCATGTTCGAGAGCCCGGAGACCGACCGGATAAGCGAGTATGATATCAAGTTGATGGACATCGACCAGGAGCACCTGGCTATTCCCGAGACAGAGTATGCGGCTACGGTTGAGATGCCGTCGGCGGAGTTCCAGCGGATTTGCAGGGATCTGAACCAGCTTTCTGAGTCGG TCGTCATCGAGGCTACTAAGGAAGGCGTCAAGTTCTCCTGCCAAGGTGACATTGGCACCGGTTCCGTGACCGTCCGTCAGCACACCAACGTCGAAAAGCCTGAGCAGAACGTCTCGATCGCACTCTCCGAACCCGTCGCTCTTACTTTCTCCCTCAAATATCTCGTCAACTTCTGCAAGGCTACAAATCTGTCTAACTCGGTGTCCCTGTGTCTGTCCCAGGAGGTTCCTCTGCTTGTCGAGTATGGTCTCGGAAGCGGTCACTTGAGATTCTACCTTGCTCCTAAG ATTGGCGATGAGGAGTAA